The DNA segment CCGAAGGTGCGATCATTTTTGTATTGAGCGCGAAAGATATGCGTGCATGGTAAAGAAACGCATGCTCCGTTTGCATGGCATCCTGGTATATACCAAAAGAAGGCAGCAAATGTTTCATAAAATACTTTACTACCTCCATCGACTGTTTCCTGGTGGTGGGCCAGCTGAACCGCTGCGCATCAGGGTTTCCGAAACTTTCAATGCCAGCTTGCTGAACCTCTTTCCAGATGTCAGAATAATCATGGGAGAACAATTTGGGTTTCGGCAATTGGTGCTTGCCTTTGAAGGGTTTACGGTTCTCCTTATCGAAGTTCCAGGCACCTCCTTCCGGCGTGCCATCCATCGACAAAAGAATACCGTGTTTCTGCCGCATACTCCGGTAGAACCGCTCCATCACTGGTGATTTACTTCCGAAAAAACCGCCCAGCGCTTCGCGGGTGGTGTAAAAATGTTCGGTATCCACTGCATTTACGGGAATGCTCAACTGCTTTTCCAGCGCTTTAAGTTGTTTGTCCAGGCGGTATTCATCGGGATACATATATTCGAAGGCATCCGCTTTTTCCTGCGCCACAAAATATTGGATATTGGCCGCAAGGTCCTGTTTGTTCCGCTTGTCATCGATCAGCAGGTGGACCACGTTGTGCCCGTTTTTCCGGAGGTAAGCCACGAAATTGTACATGGCGGCAAAGAAGCCGATGAGTTTTTGCGCGTGGTGCAGCACGTATCCCGTTTCCTGCTTCATTTCCATCACCAGGTAAACGACGGAGTCATCTTTATCCCGGAACCAGGAATGCCTGTAATTCAGTTGGTCTCCTAGGATCAGGCGAAGGGTTTTATGTTTTGCTTTGCGCATACGATTTGTTTTTCCGGCAGGCGTCGCTGCAATACTTCACTTCTTCCCAAACCCGTTCCCATTTCTTCCGCCAGGTAAAGGGCCTTCCGCAGGCCGCACAGGTTTTTACGGGAAGATCATTTTTCCGCACGGTTTTCCCCCGCAGTTTCATGCCTGAAATTGTTTAGTGATAGCAATAGCGTAATCAAACAAAAAGCAACTTAAACTGTTTGAAGAAATCGAAAAAAGAAAGCATCGCATGAAAAATATCGTCATCATCGG comes from the Parasegetibacter sp. NRK P23 genome and includes:
- a CDS encoding cryptochrome/photolyase family protein, with product MRKAKHKTLRLILGDQLNYRHSWFRDKDDSVVYLVMEMKQETGYVLHHAQKLIGFFAAMYNFVAYLRKNGHNVVHLLIDDKRNKQDLAANIQYFVAQEKADAFEYMYPDEYRLDKQLKALEKQLSIPVNAVDTEHFYTTREALGGFFGSKSPVMERFYRSMRQKHGILLSMDGTPEGGAWNFDKENRKPFKGKHQLPKPKLFSHDYSDIWKEVQQAGIESFGNPDAQRFSWPTTRKQSMEVVKYFMKHLLPSFGIYQDAMQTEHAFLYHARISFALNTKMIAPSEVVNMAVTEWKKQHADLASVEGFVRQILGWREFMRGIYWWKMPGYAGLNKLEHKTKLPEWCWTGNTKMNCLHRVVTQSLDTAYAHHIQRLMVVGNFLLLAGVHPDAVDQWYLGIYIDAIEWVEITNTRGMSQFADGGIVGTKPYVSSAAYINKMSDYCKGCHYKPSVKTGEGSCPFNSLYWHFFDRHRPAMDKNPRLGMVYKTWDKMSADKKEALLLQADAYLGKLNEL
- a CDS encoding DUF2256 domain-containing protein translates to MKLRGKTVRKNDLPVKTCAACGRPFTWRKKWERVWEEVKYCSDACRKNKSYAQSKT